GAGACCTCTGAGCAGTTGCAATGTTTTCAGCACTGTGGTCTTGGGTcattattcaattcaattcaattttatttgtatagccccaaatcataacatacattatctcaaggcactgtacatagacaacatcaaggagagcagagaaccccaacagttcacacaatgagcaagcactaggcatcagtggagagaaaaaactccctcttaacaggaagaaatcagaaccaggctcagagatgtgcggtcatctgcctcgaccggttggggtgaaaggaaaaatgggggacagtggagaggtgggggacagaaaatggggggagagaaaggacaagagggagatgcggtagagacagaagagagagagggagaccagcagcagatacacaacaactgtatcaggttacaagtttatacagttactgatatcgactttttaatttacaaaataataataatggtgatgataagcatagccttgaaactggatcttgatcctgcaacctgcatgatgagaatacagagagagagagagagagggaaggaaggaaagacacaaactagggagataaagagacaaggttaatgacatataaaaagtcataatcatatcctgagtgtgagagagtgaatgtgtgtgtaccacaggaaaatcccccagcagtttagttctatagcagcataactaagagatggtccaggtttccctgaaccagctctaactataagctttatcaaaaaggaaagttttaagttcaactttaaatacagagagagtgtccagctcccgaactatcattggaagctggttccacaggagaggagcctggtaactaaaggctctgcctcccattctactcttacagactctgggaaccacaagtaaacctgtattttgtgacctaagtggtctattagggtgatagggtaagactagttctttcaggtatgaaggggcctgaccattaagtgctttgtgcgtgaggaggaggattttaaatttaattctaaactgtacggggagccagtgtagagaagctaaccctggagttatgtggtctctctttctagttcctgtcagaactcatgctgcagcattttgaattaactgaaggattaattcaaaacagacagacaggatgttctaacagacttgttagaacatcctgctaataaggagttacattaatctaatctagatgtaacaaaagcatgaactagtttttcagcatcctgtaaagacagaatgtttctgattttcataatgttccgcaggtggaagaaggctgttctggaaatgagttttatgtgtgaatcgctgcaaggcgagagtgctaaccactacacctcCGTGTGGCCCcttagaggaagcatatataaggtaaaaagtataggcccaagcactgagccttgtggaactccacaattaacttttgtttgcagtgaggctttatcattaacgtgaataaactggaatctatcagataagtatgatttaaaccagcagagggcagcacatgtgataccaagagtttgctccaatctctgcagtagaatatcatgatcaatggtgtcaaatgcagcactaagatctaacaggacaagtaaagaaactagaccattatctgacgccaagagaagatcattactaacttcaactagtgctgtttctgtgctatggttcaatctaaaacctgactgaaaatcttcaaacaggccattaatgcgcaaatattcacataattgattggcaactgccttttctaagattttagagacaaagggaagattagatataggtcggtaattagctaaaatatctgggtcaagggtcgctttttttagaaggggtttaataactgctactttaaacgtttggggcacatatccagttaataaggataaattattttgagttaatatagagttgttaattaaaggaaacacatctttaaaaagtttggtggggataggatctaactgacaggttgatggcttagatgatgacactaatgatgttaactcagggagatctataggggagaaactgtctaactgtgcacctggtgcttctaaagctcttgtgctagaagatgagtcagtccaaatatgagggaggagatgatcaattttttctctaattgatgttattttattcacaaaaaagtcatcactgctcagtgttaaaggaatagatggttcagtggagctgtggctctgtatcagcctggctacagaaatctgctgaaaagaaatctatgattattcttattttcttcaattagagaagaataataggcaactctagctttgtgtagggcttttttgtaagctacaaaaccatctttccaggctatatgaagttcctctaggttactggaacgccattttctttctaatctacgtatcgcctgtttaagagcacgagtattggagttaaaccatggtgctcgtctcatctgattcaccactttctttttcagaggggcaacacagtctaatgtagtacgcagtgaggctgctgtactatcaacaaggttatctatgagggcgggagtaaaatcacaaaaggtaccttcagatgtactgacatatggcaccgagttaaataaaagttgcactgtctctttgaatgtattaatattattatcagacaggcaccggctgtagctgtatttcttatttatgtttttgtagttcattattgtacaattaaatgtgagtaaataatgatcagtaaggagagggttttgaggaactatgtttaagttatcaatatcaataccataagttaaaacaaggtcgagggtgtgattaaggcaatgagttggtttattaatgtgttgaataaaacctattgattccaacagcgagttaaatgcgcagctaagactatcatgGTCAACATCttcatggatgttgaaatcccctacaattatgatttgatctgttttaagcaccaactcagataagaactcagagaactctgataggaactctgaataaggtgcaggtggacgataaactgtgactataattattggtttctgtgatttacaactaggatgagatagattaagaataaggctttcaaacgagttttaattgattaataatctagtattaaaaatggctgctactcctcctcctcggcctgagcttctaggaatatgggtattagcatgagtgggtggagttgactcatttagactgacgttatcgtcttcatgtaaccaagtttcagttacacagaataaatcaatacaattcagaaataagatcatttattaaaacagattttgaggagagagaccttatatttaatagtccacatttgaaagtggtattattttactctattttattgttggtattaatctttattacgTTAGAATGTCAGCACACAATGACAAGTTACTGCCAGATATGCATCCATATTCGTGGAGGTCcacatgtcagaggtcagactcACTGCCTCCACGCTCTGCAGTTGAGCCTTGGCTTTGGCCTTCTCCTCCTCATATTTCTCCCCCACCATCTTCTTTAGAGCCTGTCTGGAAGGCAGAGTGTATGTGGGGTCAAGCTTTCCCACAAACTCTTTGAAGCCTGGATCATCCAGGTCCTGCTTTCGGTCCACTAAGACagaatcaaacaaataaaaccgtTATCTGACATCATGTTACTGTAACATTTTTAGTGGTGTGTACAGTTGCGTGGataaacatatatattaaaaataacctACCATGAACAGTGTTCTCCTGCTTGTTTTCATGCTTAGCACTGTAGTGCCTAAGCATCGAGgatgtattgttattatacaCCAATTGCATGGAACAATGCAAGAACTGGACCTGTATGAACAgtaatgaaaacaagaaaacaaacggTCAGGTCATAgaaatcacttaaatcaccaCACATGCAACTGTACCTAACTTACAAACTGCTAGCTTGCTACTGTTTAAGTTGCTTGTTTAGTAATAAAGTACTCACCTTATTAGGACTGATCAGCTCAAAGTG
This Solea senegalensis isolate Sse05_10M linkage group LG8, IFAPA_SoseM_1, whole genome shotgun sequence DNA region includes the following protein-coding sequences:
- the LOC122773140 gene encoding E3 SUMO-protein ligase ZBED1-like, whose product is MEPTRKRSRSQMWEHFELISPNKVQFLHCSMQLVYNNNTSSMLRHYSAKHENKQENTVHVDRKQDLDDPGFKEFVGKLDPTYTLPSRQALKKMVGEKYEEEKAKAKAQLQSVEAVSLTSDMWTSTNMDAYLAVTCHCVLTF